ACTCGTTGAGAACGCCGTCTACCGGTGGCGCGCCATCGCCCGCGATGCCGGAGGATTGTCGTCGACGGGTATTAGTATTTCAAGTTTCACCGTCGACGAATTTAATGCGCCGCCTCAGCCGTTTGATCTGTTGTTCTCGTCGGGAATAGTCAAGTCGGACACGCCCGATTTCAAGTGGGCTCCGGCGGTCGATCCGGACGGAGGCGAAGTCAGTTACTCGATTTTCATATCTACACGCCAGGATTTTATTTCTTGCATTTCTTCGACGGGGCTTTCTTCGGTTTTTTATCAGCCGCCGTCGGGAATGCTGGCGGAAAACACGACATATTGGTGGTACGTGATCGCGGCTGATCCCCTGAACCTTTTGACATATTCGTCCACGTGGTATGTCGTCATAGACGCAATCGACGAAAACCCCGCCGCCTTTTCTTTGCTGTCGCCGACGGACGGCTCGCATGAATCGGATTTGAGGCCCGTCCTCCGATGGGCATCGACGACGGATCCCGATCCTCAGGATTCGATAGCGCACTATTCGCTGGAATATTCGACGTCTCCCGCGTTTTTACCGACTGCGACGGTAAGTCCCCTGAACGCCACATATTACGCATTCGCGTCCGATCTCGACAATAATACCACTTACTACTGGCGCGTAACGGCCGTCGCTGCTATTACGGGGGAAACCACGACCGCTTCCCGCAGTTTTGTCACTCTTAATCTGCCGCCGTCGTCGTTTTCCCTGATATATCCGACGGGAACCATATCGGCGGCTTCGCCGGTGTTCGGCTGGACCGGCTCCGCCGACCCGCAGGGAGAAAACGTCTTCTACGATCTCTATTTATCGACGGTTTCTTCGTTCGACGTTTATACGTCCACCCTCGGATTGACGACGACTTTTTACGTCTCGCCGCAGTTGACGGAAAACGCCGGTTACTGGTGGAAAGTTACCGCCAGAAACGACACGGGAAGCATGAAAAATTCCGCGATAGTTCATTTCGCGGTCAACGCCGAGGCGGAATACCCGACGGCGTTTTCGCTATTGTCGCCGGTCGAAGGTTCCATCGTCGTAACGCTGAATCCTCTTCTTGAATGGCAGGCATCCGTCGACCCCGACCCTCTCGGCTCGGTCGTTTACATTCTCCTATATTCGCCAAACGACGAAAATTTCTCTTCGCCCGTCGAGGTCTCCGGCCTTAGCGCGACGCAATACCGGATTCCCTTAGATTCGCTTCTTGAGGCCGACGCCACGTATTACTGGCGCGTAGTCGCCCGCGATCCAACCGGTCTTGAAACATCATCGCCCGACGGAAGTTTCAGGACGGTGCCTTCCGCCCGTCCGCTTGCGCCTTCCGGCTTTGACGCTCAGTATGACGCCGCTTCCCGCACGGCGGTTTTGTCGTGGGCGGCGCCGGAGTTTAACGCCGACGGCACGGCGGTCGGCAACCTTCTTTCTTATCTGATTTATCAGGCGCACGATTACGACGGAGTTTATGAGGTCGCCGCGACTACGGCGGTGCCGTCTTCCGAGCATACTTTAACGGTGACGGGCGCGGTTTCCGGCGCATATTTTCTGGTAAGAGCCGTCAATTCGGCCGGTGTCCGCGGCGAGGCGTCCAATGTGGTGCGCGTAGGCGCGGACATCGCGGTGTTGTGGCGCGATTCGTCGGGCGAAATCCGGATTGAAGGCGACAGAATAAATCTTCCGCCCTCGCTGACTGTCGTTATCGACGAAGACGACCTGCCGCCGGACGATTCAAAGACATTGCGGGCGTTTCGCGTGGCGGCGCGGTCTTCCGACGGCGCCACCCTCGCCTCGTTCGCGTCTCCGGTTTTTGTAACGATAAAACTTCCGGCCGCTTCCGGAACTCCGCCTGCGGCTCCGTCGAAAGCCGCCTCGGCCGAAGTTCCGACGGCGTCGATATACTGGTTCAACGCAATAGAGTGGGTATCGCTGGGCGGTTCCGTCGACGGCGGATTCATTAAGGCCAAGGCCGTCGCGCCGGGCAGTTTCAGGTTGCGTTCCGTAAAGCGTTCGCCGGGTTTTAGAATTCTTAATATGTGGCCCAAAGTCATTACTCCCAACGGCGACGGCGTTAACGACGAATTTAACATAACTTTTGAAAATCCTCTGTCGGAAAAAGCCGAAGGAGCCATATTCGATTTGACCGGTTTCAATGTGGGCGCAATGACTTCAAAAACGGATTCATGGGCGTACTGGGACGGCAAAAACCGCTCCGGCGCGGCGCTGCCCGCCGGTATTTACATTTATCAGATTAAAGTCGGCTCGTCGGTTAAAAATGGAACCGTGGTCGTGGCAAGATGAAAAAGACAGGGTATAGGGGTTAGGGCCTAGGGTTTAGTAAAATGAACAAAAAACAGGGTATAAAAAAAACAGGGTTCAGGGTTCAGGGGATAGGGGCTAGTTTTTTTGTTTTTTTTATTTTCGTTTTTTTCTATACCCTAACCCCCATACCCTATACTCTGTCTTCTATCCCCTGCCTTTACGCCGCGTTCGAGGAATCGTCCGTCGGAGCGCGCGTATCGGCTATGGGAGGAGCGTCGGCGGCGTTGGCGTCGGGCGCCGATTCCCAGGTGTCCAATCCGTCGCATCTTTCATTTCTCAAGCGATCCCAAGTCGCGGCCGGATATTCGCGTTTGTATGCCGGACTTTCCGACGAGAGCGAAATCGGCAGGGCGTCGCTGGCGTTTGCCGGACCCGTCGGTCCGTTCGCGCTGGGAGCCGGTTACGACAACCTCGCGTTGCAGTCCGTTTATAACGAGACGACCGTCTCAATGGCAATCGCCTGTCATTTCGGAGGGCGAATCGCGCTGGGCGCCGCGTATCGCCACAGAGGAATAAACATACAAAGCGATCCGTATCTGGACGTCGATCCGCTTTTTGCGGGCGGCGGTTACAATAAGAGTTTCGGCGAAATTTCCGTCGGCGCGGTTTATAAAGCCGGACGGTTTACGCTGGGAGTTTACGGCGGACTGCCGGACGAATCGACCGAGATTTACAAAAATCCGTCTCCGACGGCGGCGGGCCTCGCGTACGAGGAAAACGGTTTTGTGTTCGCGGCCGATTATATAAGCGGACGCGACCGGCGGATTACGGCCGTCGGCGTGGAAAAGAGCGTCTTCGGCGACATTCTGTCGGCCAGAGGCGGTTTTGCCTTCGGCGACCGCGATTACAGAAAAGCGACGGCCGGCATCGGCCTTAAAGTGTCGAACATCGGCGCGGATTACGCCATAGAATATCCGCTGGGCGGTCTTGTCGGATTGTCGGGAACCCACAAATTTACGTTGTCCGTCGGATTCGGCGAATCCGCCGTCGCTGCAAAAATAGCCGCGCCGGTTAAGGCCGAAATCCCGACCGTCGGCCGCTCGGCGGCGGTTGTTGTCTCCACCCGTGCCGCCGCGGCGCCTCCGCCCGTCGCAAAAATATATCCGTCTTCCGCCGCCGTCCGGACTCCGTCGGTATCTACGGCAACTTTTGCGCAGCCGGCTCTCGCTTACGAAAAAAAATCCGGCACCTCCGCGCCGTCCGCCGTAAGCGTATCGACATTTCCCGCCGTAAGCGTATCGGTATCGTCCGTCGTCGCTCCGCCGGCAATCTCGGCTGATTCTTCGGCTGAGCCGGTTTCCGTCGAGCCGCCGGTTCCCGCGCGTAAAACCACGACGGAGTTTTCCGCGCCGCCGGCCGCCGCCCGCACACATAAGGTCCGCTCCGGCGAGACACTTGCATCCATATCCGAAAAATATTACGGCTCGTCCGGCGAATGGATGAAAATATACCGGGCAAACGAAGATAAAATCGACAAAGGTATCGTCACGCCCGGGGAAGTTCTTATAATTCCCTGACACGGAGGAAATCAATGGACAAACATTACTCGGAACTCGACAAAGAACTTACGCGCCTCAAATCCGAGCTTGACATTCAGGACGAAATGACAAGCAGATTCACGGCCCCCGTGTCGACGAACTATTGGCAGAAGCGGTTTGAAGAGGAAAAAGAGCTCTGGCGCAAAAGAACGCTCGGGCGCGATGAAGAAAAAAAGATTCTTGAGTCGAGATTGCGCCGCCAGGAATCGGAACTCAAAGAATACCAATCGAAACTTTCCGACGTAGAAAAAACTTTCGAAAGAGAATTGAAAAACTGGGAGGAGAAGTTCCGCGTAAAAGAAGCCGACCTGCTGCTGGAAAAAAACCGCATTCTCTGGGAGGAAAAAGTCAAAGACGCCGAAAGCGAAACCCGCCGGATTTTGGAGAAAATCGAAACTTTAAACGAGACCATCGCGCGAATGAAGGACGAAACCGCGGCCGAAAAAGAGGAAATACTCTCGCGCTTCGACGAAGAAAAAAAGATGCTTGCGGATCGCATATCTTTTCTGGAGTCGGCGCTCGAAAATCTCAAAAACCATCATCTCGACGTAAAAAATCTTGCGCTTTCCGAGGACGAAAAACTCAGAAAGGAAATATCGTCGCGCGCCGCCGAAATCGAGTCGCTGTCGGCGGAATTGTCGGCTGTGGCGGCCGAGCGCAACGCGCTCAAAAAAGAAATCGATTCTCTCCACTCCGGTTTTGCCGAAGAGTCGATGGACCTCGAGAGAAAACGCCGCGCGGAAGCGTCTGCCGCCGCAACGCGGATGTCATTGCGCGTCGACGAGCTTGTCGCGACGCTGGAATACCGCAAGCGGATGAAAATGCCGCCCGCCGACGAAGCGGGCGTCTTCGGAGGTCAAATCGCGGCCATACTCGACGACCTCAAAAGCGGCGCGTCCTCGCCGTCCGCGCCCGCCGTCAAACCGGCCGTCGCGGTGATGGGCGGTTCCGATCAACTTAAAGAAATAGCGTCGGCTTTGTCCGATATATGTTCACCCGTGTTCGTCTCGACGGTCGGCGATATCGAAAAAGTCGCCCCCGCGGCATTGGTATCCGACGACGTTTCCGCCGCTTCAAAGGCGGCAAAGTTATATCCTTTTCTGCCGGTTACCGTTCTTGCCGCGACGCCGCTTAATATCTCCAATCCTCCGGATAATATGCGTGTGTTCGCGTCGGAAAATCCCGCTTCGGTGGTTTCCGCCGTGCGGGAGACGGAACTCGCCGCCGAGTCCTCCATAGCTCATCCTGAAATCTGGGCTACGCTCGTGCCGCCTCATCCCCCGATAAAACGGGGCGCCTTCATCGCGGCGGCCGCGGCGCTTGCCGTGGCTGCGGGTCTGTACTTTCTTGTGTTTATGCCGCCGGCGATAAAAGAATTCGCCGTGCCCTACCCTCTGCCCACGGCCGTCGCTCTCGACGGTAAATATCTCTGGGCGTGCGACTGGCAGGGCGGCGCGATATACCAGCACGAACTCGACGCCGCGCTTACCCTGCGGCGCATAGCGTATTTTCCCGGGCGGAATTTCTCGGCCGCGACGTATCACGACGGCGCGCTTTACACCGCCGACCCGTGGGGCAAAAAGATAAACCGCCACCTGATAAACGACACTTTTACCGTCGATAAAGAATACGCCGCGTCCGATGTCGCCGTAGGCGCCATGGCCTTCGCCGCAGGGCGCCTGTACATTGCCGACGCCCGGACAAACACGGCGCTTGAATGCCGTCTCGACGACGAATCGCGGAAACTCATAGTGCTTCGTGAAATACCGATAGGCGCCACAACGTTGGCCGGACTTTGGTTCGACGGCGAATATCTCTGGAGCGCCGACTCGGCCAGGAACTTCGTGCGCCGTCACCGGATGGACGGGGCGTTCGCCGTCGAGGCCGTCTACATGATGCCTTCGTCCGCGGGAAAAAATTTCCGCATATCCGGTTTCGCCGGAAAGGGAAAAGATTTCTGGATTTCATCCGAGCGCGCCGGACGGATAATGTCGGTGCCCCTGTCAAAGATGATAAAGATAGAACCGGCGGCTACGGTCAGGTAGCATCCCATATCGGAATTATCTCAAAATGTTTTTTTGTAATTTTTCAAAAAAACACTTGACTTTATCGCGTTTAATCCCTAAATATACATACTGGCAAAGATGTGCGGACGCGCCGTCTATTGCGCCAATCAGGAAATCTCCCCGTCGCCTTCTGCGTAAAGGTCAGGCGGGGGGATTTTTTTTCATAACACATTTAAGATTTGATATACTCACCGGTAAATCTCCGCGCTTTTGTCATTGCGAGCGTAGCGAAGCAATCTCGCTTATTGTGAGATTGCCACGGTCAAGGGCGAGCACTTGACCTCGCAATGACATCGAATTTTTTATTCTGAGGATAATCAAAATGTCGGATATTGTGGTCAACTTAGCCGTTTCGGGCGCGCAAAAAATACTTGCCGCGGCCAAAGCGAAACTCGATTCCGCCTCCGCGGTTTCGGGCGAAACGGCCGCTCTTTCTTTCCCGGACACGGCGTTTAAGTTTCCCGCCGTCTCGTCTCTCGTCGGACAGGATGTAACGGACATATCCTCCGCGCGCAAAATACTCTCTCGCGCTTCCGCCATCCTCGACGACGGCCTGAAATCCGGAGGAATTCCCGCGGCCCTTGCGGCCGGCGAAGCGTCCATCTATGGCGCCGAAATTATAAAAGCGGTGGATTATCTGGATGGGACCGAGCCGCAGCCCGACTGCGACGGTTTTTTCTCCGATACGATTTTGCGCACGCTCGGCATTCAGCTTGCCGACGGGCGTCTCCCGGGATTCGCCGCGATTTTAGGCGCCGCGCCCGACTCGAAAATCGCCGTCTCAATAGTGCGGGAACTGCAAAAAAGAAGCATATTGATATTCGCCGGCGGCGTCTCAAAAGTCGCCTCGGCCGAAAAGGAAATATCAATAATCGACCAACTCAAACAGGAAAATATACAAACCGGCTGGGACAATTACATAGCCACCTACGGCCGCGACACCGCGTCTGCCGTGTATCCTTTGGATTGGGCGATGCGCGGAGCTCTTACCTTCGGAGGCGTGCGTCCCGGATCGTCGGCCGAAGTGTTGCGCTATACCAAAGAGCGCGTGCTGGCTTTTGTGCTGGCCCTCGGCCCGCTGGACGAAATAAAAGTCGCCGCGGCCGCCGCGGCCATACTTCTGGGTTTCCCCGTTATAACCGACCAGGACGTTCCGGAAATCCCCGGCGCTCTTATCGTCGAAAAGGACTACTCCAAAATAGTGGAGCGCGCCGCGGAACTAAGAGGAATAAAAGTAAAGATAACCAAGATCGATTGTCCGGTGCCCGTGAGCCCCGCCTTTGAAGGCGAAAGGGTACGCAAGGAGCAAACGGCCTACGAGTTCGGAGGCAAATACACAAAGGCGTTCGAGTATTTGCGCATGCTGCCCATGAGCGAGGTTGTCGACGGTAAAATAGATATCATAGGCCCTGATTTGCCCGATATTAAACCCGCCGACGCGTCGTCTCCGGCCAGAGCCGATCTTGGCCTTGTGGTCGAAGTCGCCGGCCGCAAAATGCAGAGGGACTTTGAGCCGATTCTGGAAAGACAAATTCACCATTACCTGAATTACGCTATGGGCATATTCCATATGGGACAGCGGGATCTTACGTGGATGAGAATCTCCAAAGAAGCCGCAGCCGCGGGTTTTCGCTTAAGACATCTGGGCGAAATTCTGCGCGCCAAATTCATAGAGGAATATCCGTCTCTCGTCGATAAAGTCCGCGTGACGGTTTATACCGACACTCAAAAAATGAAACCTTTGCTTGAAGCCGCCCGCCGCGCCTACGACCTGCGCGACGAGCGCGTGGCGAGCATGACGGACGAGAGCGTAGACACTTATTATTCGTGCACGCTCTGCCAGTCGTACGCTCCGAATCACGTCTGCGTGATAACTCCCGAAAAACTCGGTCTTTGCGGCGCGTACAACTGGCTCGACGGAAAAGCCGCTTTCGAGATCAATCCCAAAGGTATGAACCAGCCCATCAAAAAGGGCTCCACGCTCGACGCAAAGGGCGGAGAGTGGAACGGCGTAAACGATTTCGTAAAGTCGGCGTCCAACCGCACCGTCGAAAGATTCGCAAATTACGGCATAATGGAAAACCCCACCACTTCCTGCGGCTGCTTCGAGGCCATAGTCGCCGTGATGCCGGAGGCCAACGGAGTTATCATCGTCAACCGAGGTTACTCGGGGCAAACACCCGTGGGCATGACTTTTACCACGCTGGCGAGTTCCGTCGGCGGCGGCAATCAGGTGCCGGGTTTTCTTGGTATCGGGCGGCTCTATGTGGCCAGCGCAAAATTTCTGGTGCCCGAGGGCGGAATCAAAAGAATAGTATGGATGACTAAGGAAATGAAAGAGTTCATCGGAGATAAAGTCAGAGCCCGCGCCGCCGAGGCGGGCGTTCCCGACTTCCTGGATATGATTGCCGACGAGACGGTGGCCACCGACCCGGACAAGCTGCTTGAATACCTCGCCGCCAAAAAACATCCCGCTCTTGCGATGCCGCCCATAATCGGATGATAGTTTTTACAATGTCATTGCGAGGAAGGAGCGTAGCGACGGACGAAGCAATCTCACGGAAGCGAGATTGCCGCGCCACCCTGCGGGTGGCTCGCAATGACAAGCGACGAAACGGTCGCGTCGGCAAATAAAGCAATATTAGGCGTGTGTATATGACCGGACTCGAAATCTACAAACTACTGCCCAAAACGAATTGTAAAAAATGCGGCTATCCGACCTGCCTGGCATTTGCGATGGCGCTGGCCGCCAAGAAAGCGTCGCTTGAAAAATGTCCCGATGTAACCGAGGCGGCGCGTCTGGCGCTGGCGGCTTCCGCCGAGCCGCCCATAAAGACCGTGGAGATAAAAGACGCCGCGGGTTCCGTGAAACTCGGCGGCGAGACGGTGCTTTTCCGTCACGAAAAAACGTTTTGGAATCCGTGCGCCATAGCCGTGCGCGTGTCCGATGCCGATCCCGCGGCCGACGGTCTTGAGGCCATCGACGCGGCCACGCGGCTGAAATTCGAGCGCGTGGGCGAACAGGTGCGGACAGAATTCGTTTTTATTGAAAACACTAAGTCGGACGATTCGGACTTCAGACATCTGTCCGATGCGGCGTTCCAATCGGGAATGCTTGTGGCGCTGTGCTCGAAATCGGCGGCGGCTCTGGAAGCCGTCTGTTCGGCGCACTCCGACAGAAAGTTCATAATAGCCGCGCCTTTGGCCGCGGATTGCCGGGAACATCTCAAACTGGCCGCCGCGTCCGGATTGCCGCTTGCCGTCGGATGCAATTCTTTGGACGAGTGCCTCGAAGTGTCGGCCAAGGCGTCTTCGGTCAATTTTGCGAACTTTCTTTTCCTGCTGAAATTATCTTCTCCGTCGGAAACTCTTGATATGCTTGTTCAGTTGCGTCGGCTGTCGCTTAAAAAAAACAATCGCGCGCTGGGGCGGCCCGTCATAGCCGTGACGTCGGATTCCGCCGACGCGGTATCGGAGGCCGTGGAGGCCGCTCAGTACGTGGAGAAATACGCCAGTATGGTTGTGGTAAAAACAACGGAGCCCGCCGCGCATTTGGCGCTGGTGTCGCTGCGGCAGAATATCTACACGGATCCGCAGAAGCCCGTTTCCGTCGAGGCCAAACTTTACAAAATCGGCGCGGCGACGCTTTCTTCGCCGCTTCTTATAACGACCAATTTTTCGCTGACCTATTATTCCGTCGTGCCCGAGATAGAAGCCAGCAAAGTGCCCTGCCATCTGCTCGTCGTAGACACCGAGGGGATGTCGGTTCTGACGGCGTGGTCCGCCGACAAATTTTCGCCGGAAATAATCGCCGAAGCCATGAAAAAAACCGGCGTTACCGAAACCGTCTCGCACAGAAAGGTCGTAGTTCCTGGATACGTTGCGGTGATAAGCGGAAAACTTTCCGACCTTACGGGTTTTGAGGCCGTTGTCGGGCCCAAAGAGGCAAGTGCGCTGCCAAGATTCTTAAAAGAATTTAAACTGTAACCTCACAGAGATGCCCAAACTAAAAATCCTGCCGTACAATAAAACGATTCTTGCCGACGAAGGCGTTAC
The genomic region above belongs to Elusimicrobia bacterium HGW-Elusimicrobia-1 and contains:
- a CDS encoding acetyl-CoA decarbonylase/synthase complex subunit gamma (part of a complex that catalyzes the cleavage of acetyl-CoA), which produces MTGLEIYKLLPKTNCKKCGYPTCLAFAMALAAKKASLEKCPDVTEAARLALAASAEPPIKTVEIKDAAGSVKLGGETVLFRHEKTFWNPCAIAVRVSDADPAADGLEAIDAATRLKFERVGEQVRTEFVFIENTKSDDSDFRHLSDAAFQSGMLVALCSKSAAALEAVCSAHSDRKFIIAAPLAADCREHLKLAAASGLPLAVGCNSLDECLEVSAKASSVNFANFLFLLKLSSPSETLDMLVQLRRLSLKKNNRALGRPVIAVTSDSADAVSEAVEAAQYVEKYASMVVVKTTEPAAHLALVSLRQNIYTDPQKPVSVEAKLYKIGAATLSSPLLITTNFSLTYYSVVPEIEASKVPCHLLVVDTEGMSVLTAWSADKFSPEIIAEAMKKTGVTETVSHRKVVVPGYVAVISGKLSDLTGFEAVVGPKEASALPRFLKEFKL
- the cdhC gene encoding CO dehydrogenase/CO-methylating acetyl-CoA synthase complex subunit beta, whose product is MSDIVVNLAVSGAQKILAAAKAKLDSASAVSGETAALSFPDTAFKFPAVSSLVGQDVTDISSARKILSRASAILDDGLKSGGIPAALAAGEASIYGAEIIKAVDYLDGTEPQPDCDGFFSDTILRTLGIQLADGRLPGFAAILGAAPDSKIAVSIVRELQKRSILIFAGGVSKVASAEKEISIIDQLKQENIQTGWDNYIATYGRDTASAVYPLDWAMRGALTFGGVRPGSSAEVLRYTKERVLAFVLALGPLDEIKVAAAAAAILLGFPVITDQDVPEIPGALIVEKDYSKIVERAAELRGIKVKITKIDCPVPVSPAFEGERVRKEQTAYEFGGKYTKAFEYLRMLPMSEVVDGKIDIIGPDLPDIKPADASSPARADLGLVVEVAGRKMQRDFEPILERQIHHYLNYAMGIFHMGQRDLTWMRISKEAAAAGFRLRHLGEILRAKFIEEYPSLVDKVRVTVYTDTQKMKPLLEAARRAYDLRDERVASMTDESVDTYYSCTLCQSYAPNHVCVITPEKLGLCGAYNWLDGKAAFEINPKGMNQPIKKGSTLDAKGGEWNGVNDFVKSASNRTVERFANYGIMENPTTSCGCFEAIVAVMPEANGVIIVNRGYSGQTPVGMTFTTLASSVGGGNQVPGFLGIGRLYVASAKFLVPEGGIKRIVWMTKEMKEFIGDKVRARAAEAGVPDFLDMIADETVATDPDKLLEYLAAKKHPALAMPPIIG